The following are from one region of the Nicotiana tomentosiformis chromosome 7, ASM39032v3, whole genome shotgun sequence genome:
- the LOC138895752 gene encoding uncharacterized protein, protein MTDKKKSKKGVEKHKKEETNDVSKHMPALPFPLKLYREKLDKQFEKFLDMLRQVNVNLPFTEVLLQCQLMQSTLNFDKSLCDSGASINLMLLSIYKKLENEIGEIRSAPISLQMADQTTIIPEGIVEDVLVRVDKFVFPVDFIVVNMEENKEIPLILGRPYLATGRAILDIHDRKPMLRVGKEMVTFRMNVSIGVKREKPAASVDWKVKISKETAPVIEKDTCGVYTKKFEKKLSAWMCALVRARGIEPDFDSDPD, encoded by the exons ATGACTGATAAGAAAAAAAGCAAGAAGGGAGTAGAGAAACATAAGAAGGAAGAAACTAATGATGTGAGCAAGcacatgcctgctctaccttttcccctaaagctctatagagaaaagctggacaagcagtttgagaaatttttagatatgctgagacaggttaatgtaaaccTGCCATTCACTGAAGTTCTCTTACAATGCCAgcttatgcaaa gcactcttaactttgataaatctttatgtgattctggtgcctcaattaatctaatgctTTTGTCTATTTACAAGAAGCTGGAGAATgaaattggagagataaggtcagcaCCAATATCCTTGCAGATGGCAGACCAAACAAcgataatacccgaggggatagtagaAGATGTCTTAGTGCGggtagataagttcgtatttcctgtagatttcatagtggtgaatatggaggagaataaGGAGATACCCCTAATCTTAGGAAGACCATatttagcaacgggtagagctatACTGGATATACATGATAGGAAACCCATGCTTAGAGTGGGTAAAGAGATGGTGACGTTTAGGATGAATGTATCAATTGGAGTGAAAAgggagaagccagctgcaagtgttgattGGAAGGTGAAGATTTCAAAAGAGACGGCTCCAGTGATTGAGAAAGATACGTGTGGGGTGTACACCAAAAAGTTTGAGAAAaagctgtctgcatggatgtgtgcactggTTCGGGCGCGTGGAATAGAGCCCGatttcgactcagaccccgactag